In Methanomicrobium antiquum, one DNA window encodes the following:
- a CDS encoding DNA methyltransferase, producing the protein MELTGSISHLNLDNVPIDPFWNEGNEEEHKIHRIHAYPAKFPAFITTKAIEYSKNLDINVETIADIFCGCGTTSYEAKRNGIDFWGCDINPVATLIAEVKSRKYKDSTLLDYFKQITDKYCNISVLEDEFSNVNERIKYWYFDEQIKDLIRLKKAINVTIPKKSFYRKFFLCAFSNILKKTSRWLTKSIKPQLDPDKVPADVITAFTEQFEYMRKANLESELSENTKVNIKNINFLDKKNRKPFVDLLITSPPYVTSYEYADLHQLSTLWLEYTDDYKSLRNGTIGSLYNHSDFTEEAKKLNNVGSGIVFNLFTVDKKKAKAVARYYFDIEKSVKNSYKMIKDGGLALFVIGNTEYKGKRVDNAKHLIYSMNDAGFKEINVVKRKISKKILTPYRDEKGKFSMNHNDRKVYAEEFIVTGRKYAN; encoded by the coding sequence ATGGAATTAACAGGAAGCATTAGTCATTTAAATTTAGATAATGTGCCTATTGATCCATTTTGGAATGAAGGAAATGAAGAAGAGCATAAAATACACAGAATACATGCATACCCTGCAAAATTTCCGGCATTCATTACAACAAAAGCTATAGAATATTCAAAGAATTTGGATATAAATGTAGAAACTATAGCAGACATCTTTTGCGGTTGCGGTACGACTTCTTATGAAGCAAAAAGGAACGGGATTGATTTTTGGGGTTGTGATATTAATCCTGTTGCTACATTAATAGCAGAAGTTAAAAGCAGAAAATATAAGGATTCAACACTCCTGGATTATTTCAAACAGATTACAGATAAATATTGCAATATCTCTGTTTTAGAGGATGAGTTCTCTAATGTCAATGAAAGGATAAAATATTGGTATTTTGATGAACAAATCAAAGATCTAATCAGATTAAAAAAAGCGATAAATGTCACTATTCCTAAAAAAAGTTTTTATCGTAAATTTTTCCTTTGCGCATTTTCTAATATATTAAAGAAAACATCAAGGTGGCTAACGAAATCCATTAAGCCACAATTAGATCCTGATAAAGTACCTGCTGATGTAATTACAGCATTTACTGAACAGTTTGAATATATGAGGAAAGCTAACTTAGAAAGCGAACTTTCAGAAAATACTAAAGTAAATATAAAAAATATCAATTTCCTTGATAAAAAAAATCGCAAACCTTTTGTTGATCTTTTGATCACAAGCCCTCCATATGTTACATCATATGAGTATGCAGATCTCCATCAGTTGTCAACACTTTGGCTTGAATATACTGATGATTATAAATCATTGAGAAATGGAACAATTGGAAGCTTGTATAATCATTCTGATTTTACTGAAGAAGCTAAAAAATTGAACAATGTCGGGTCTGGCATTGTTTTTAACTTATTTACTGTTGATAAAAAGAAGGCCAAGGCAGTAGCAAGATATTATTTTGATATTGAAAAGAGTGTTAAAAATAGTTATAAAATGATTAAAGATGGTGGTCTGGCTCTTTTTGTTATAGGTAATACGGAGTATAAAGGAAAAAGAGTGGATAATGCAAAGCATTTGATTTACTCAATGAATGATGCCGGATTTAAAGAGATTAATGTTGTTAAAAGAAAGATTTCAAAGAAAATACTTACACCTTACAGAGATGAAAAAGGAAAGTTTTCTATGAATCATAATGACAGGAAAGTTTACGCTGAAGAATTTATAGTTACGGGGAGGAAATATGCAAACTGA
- the htpX gene encoding zinc metalloprotease HtpX: protein MIGKWKRDWGLTGRVFLTWILILAVYLFFIGVINFFFPGYFIFLIALAFLFAFGQYFFSDKLVLASTRARIVAEDEYPELHMMVEKLCNEAGLPKPRVAVMPSPVPNAFATGRSPKHAVVAVTDSIMNTLNREELEAVLAHELSHVKNRDILTMTVASFIAMIASMIMQNALFMNLFDGRENNGAWIVIWIVSILVWIVATLLMLLLSRYREFAADRGSAMITGNPQALISALKKISGRMDYVPAKKKQEIEGANAFFIIPAISGKSLTELLATHPSLDRRVAALEKIEAEIRGY from the coding sequence ATGATTGGTAAATGGAAGAGAGACTGGGGTCTTACAGGCAGGGTCTTTCTGACCTGGATATTAATACTTGCAGTCTATTTGTTTTTCATAGGCGTAATTAATTTCTTTTTCCCGGGATATTTCATATTCCTGATAGCTCTTGCATTTTTGTTTGCATTTGGGCAGTATTTCTTCTCAGACAAACTTGTCCTGGCAAGCACCCGTGCAAGGATTGTTGCTGAGGATGAATATCCTGAGCTTCATATGATGGTTGAGAAGCTTTGCAACGAGGCAGGTCTTCCCAAGCCAAGGGTTGCTGTTATGCCCTCACCTGTGCCAAACGCTTTTGCTACCGGCAGAAGCCCTAAGCACGCTGTTGTTGCGGTTACAGATTCAATTATGAATACATTAAACCGCGAGGAGCTTGAGGCAGTTTTAGCGCATGAGCTTTCACATGTTAAGAACCGTGATATTCTGACGATGACTGTTGCAAGTTTTATTGCAATGATTGCATCGATGATTATGCAAAATGCTTTGTTTATGAATCTTTTTGACGGAAGAGAGAACAATGGAGCATGGATTGTAATCTGGATTGTATCTATACTCGTCTGGATTGTTGCAACTCTTCTTATGCTTTTATTATCACGTTACCGTGAGTTTGCGGCTGACAGGGGCAGTGCGATGATTACAGGAAATCCACAGGCGTTAATCTCCGCCCTTAAGAAAATAAGCGGCAGGATGGATTATGTTCCGGCAAAAAAGAAGCAGGAGATTGAGGGTGCAAATGCATTTTTTATCATTCCTGCAATTTCCGGGAAAAGTTTAACAGAGCTTTTGGCAACTCATCCGTCACTTGACAGGCGCGTTGCGGCTCTTGAAAAGATTGAAGCTGAGATTCGCGGATATTAA
- the rdgB gene encoding RdgB/HAM1 family non-canonical purine NTP pyrophosphatase has translation MFEITVVTGNVNKAKEVASFFEGIASVGHEKIELLEIKGDDVEKIAREKAICAYSILKKPLIVDDTGFYIKALNGFPGAYAAYVLDTIGMNGILRLMEEKDDRSAYFETAVAYADESGVFVFKGRVDGQVTLSPRGEMGFGYDPVFEVGNRTFAEIEISEKSIISHRGCALSGFKEWFLKNRA, from the coding sequence ATGTTTGAGATAACTGTTGTCACAGGAAATGTGAATAAGGCAAAAGAGGTTGCATCTTTTTTTGAGGGAATTGCCAGTGTCGGTCATGAAAAGATCGAACTTTTGGAGATTAAGGGCGATGATGTAGAAAAAATTGCGAGAGAAAAGGCGATTTGTGCATATTCTATCCTTAAAAAACCTTTAATTGTTGATGATACCGGATTTTACATAAAAGCTTTAAATGGCTTTCCAGGTGCATATGCGGCATATGTTCTTGACACAATCGGAATGAATGGAATTTTGAGACTTATGGAAGAAAAAGATGACAGAAGCGCTTATTTTGAAACTGCAGTTGCTTATGCCGATGAGAGTGGGGTATTCGTATTTAAGGGAAGGGTGGATGGTCAGGTTACACTGTCGCCTCGTGGAGAGATGGGTTTTGGATATGATCCTGTCTTTGAAGTGGGGAATCGAACCTTTGCAGAGATTGAAATCTCCGAAAAATCTATAATCTCACACCGCGGATGTGCACTTTCGGGATTTAAGGAATGGTTTTTGAAAAACAGAGCCTGA
- a CDS encoding putative phosphothreonine lyase domain-containg protein, with amino-acid sequence MEEDSAPEKISDVAYGIFEIILNKELKQRGRYLFERVNSNDNFLEEFKEIFQNFSTEYQMLSNALIEEFKCAEEIYNKICEGEGVIPSKTTLMYWIVQDAPDFTMSPGDEDKGGKWLIFLEKAEVDTMWEKIRDATVQNRLGPSSKVSTAKENPESRDERTVIYVYTRDWEDKDNVMKIRETLKELGVEHRIGYKRNIETFQGEYSQGGRKVTYYSV; translated from the coding sequence ATGGAGGAAGACAGCGCACCGGAAAAAATAAGTGACGTCGCATATGGAATCTTTGAGATAATCTTAAACAAAGAGTTAAAACAGCGCGGCAGGTACCTTTTCGAACGTGTAAACAGCAATGATAATTTTCTTGAAGAATTCAAAGAGATTTTTCAGAACTTTTCAACAGAATACCAGATGCTTTCCAATGCTCTCATTGAAGAGTTCAAATGCGCAGAAGAAATATACAATAAAATCTGCGAAGGCGAAGGCGTTATTCCATCAAAAACCACCCTCATGTACTGGATTGTTCAGGATGCACCTGACTTTACAATGAGTCCCGGAGACGAAGACAAAGGCGGCAAATGGCTCATATTCCTTGAAAAAGCCGAAGTCGATACAATGTGGGAGAAGATAAGGGATGCAACCGTTCAAAACAGACTTGGGCCCTCATCAAAGGTCTCAACTGCAAAAGAAAACCCCGAATCAAGGGATGAAAGAACTGTAATATATGTATATACCCGCGACTGGGAAGACAAAGACAATGTCATGAAAATAAGAGAGACCCTAAAAGAGCTTGGAGTAGAACACCGCATAGGATACAAAAGAAATATCGAAACATTTCAGGGCGAATACTCACAGGGCGGACGAAAAGTAACATATTACAGCGTTTAA
- a CDS encoding 50S ribosomal protein L40e has product MARFPEAEARLLDVKVCMKCNARNAKRATTCRKCGSDNLRPKNKERKA; this is encoded by the coding sequence ATGGCAAGATTTCCAGAGGCAGAAGCAAGGCTCCTTGATGTAAAGGTTTGTATGAAATGCAATGCAAGGAACGCAAAACGTGCAACGACATGCCGCAAGTGTGGTTCTGACAATCTCAGACCAAAGAACAAAGAAAGAAAAGCATAA
- a CDS encoding MATE family efflux transporter — translation MSDNSKENMLNKNSDSSSGTDNKFEAGMTKGVTLLTGDPKKAIISLSGPMIVAMLIFSVYNLVDAVWVSGISSNALAAVGFVMPVFMIIIGFGNGLGAGVTSVISRLIGAHDKAGAENAGVHSVIMITVFSLVLTIPLIFLLEPVMIAMNAGDATEQAVIYGQIVFLGTILFLFSNVGYAILRAEGDTKRPMYAMAISAVLNMVLDPVMIYWMGLGIAGAAWATIISIFTVNVVIIYWFYVKRDSYLSLKLENFSFNPKILKDILGVGIPASFEFFLMSVVLVIINLILVDVSGTDAVAVYTGGWRVVMFAIIPIAAIATSAVSVFGANYGARKFENLKTILNFSLKIGIIISLATSVATWFLAPFITVLFTYSPESVHLVPLFIGFLQTMCIFYPFAVLGMMASALFQGTGRGITSFIINVFRNLIFIAVFAYVMGVVLGMGQFGVWYGIVLGDIFGGVLGYFWALFYLKVLLKHQKKPSAVAL, via the coding sequence ATGTCAGATAATTCAAAAGAAAATATGTTAAATAAAAATTCAGACTCCTCATCCGGAACGGATAATAAATTTGAGGCCGGTATGACAAAAGGAGTGACTCTTCTAACCGGAGATCCCAAAAAAGCGATAATCAGCCTTTCAGGTCCGATGATTGTTGCGATGCTAATTTTTTCCGTTTACAATCTTGTTGATGCTGTATGGGTTTCAGGTATCAGCTCAAATGCATTAGCGGCAGTCGGGTTTGTAATGCCGGTTTTCATGATAATTATCGGGTTTGGAAACGGTCTTGGGGCAGGTGTGACTTCAGTAATTTCAAGGCTTATTGGGGCACATGACAAGGCCGGTGCAGAAAATGCAGGTGTACACTCGGTTATTATGATAACGGTGTTCTCTTTAGTTCTGACAATTCCTTTAATATTTTTACTCGAACCTGTCATGATTGCGATGAATGCCGGTGACGCAACAGAACAGGCAGTAATATATGGTCAAATCGTATTTTTGGGCACTATTTTGTTCTTGTTCTCAAATGTAGGATATGCAATCCTAAGAGCAGAGGGCGATACAAAAAGACCAATGTATGCAATGGCAATTTCTGCTGTTTTAAACATGGTTTTAGACCCTGTAATGATCTACTGGATGGGTCTTGGAATTGCCGGTGCGGCATGGGCAACAATTATTTCGATCTTTACTGTAAATGTGGTTATAATCTACTGGTTTTATGTAAAGAGGGACTCTTATCTCTCGCTGAAGCTTGAAAACTTCTCTTTCAACCCTAAAATTTTAAAGGATATTTTGGGTGTCGGAATTCCTGCAAGTTTTGAATTCTTCTTAATGTCAGTTGTGCTTGTGATAATAAACCTGATATTAGTAGATGTTTCAGGAACAGATGCAGTAGCGGTCTATACAGGCGGATGGCGTGTTGTTATGTTTGCGATTATTCCGATAGCCGCAATTGCAACCTCGGCAGTATCGGTATTCGGAGCAAATTATGGCGCCAGAAAATTTGAAAATTTAAAGACGATTCTGAATTTTTCATTAAAGATTGGAATTATTATCAGTCTTGCAACATCAGTTGCGACATGGTTTTTGGCGCCTTTTATAACAGTATTATTTACATATTCGCCTGAAAGCGTGCACCTTGTACCTTTATTTATTGGATTTTTACAGACGATGTGTATCTTTTATCCGTTTGCTGTGCTTGGAATGATGGCTTCAGCGCTATTTCAGGGAACAGGGCGTGGAATAACATCATTTATCATAAATGTGTTTAGAAATCTGATATTCATTGCAGTATTTGCATATGTGATGGGCGTTGTTTTAGGTATGGGTCAGTTTGGAGTATGGTATGGTATTGTGCTTGGCGATATTTTTGGCGGGGTTTTAGGTTATTTCTGGGCGCTTTTCTACCTTAAAGTTCTTTTAAAGCACCAGAAGAAGCCTTCAGCCGTGGCTTTATAG
- a CDS encoding sensor histidine kinase, whose amino-acid sequence MQTEENLKIRPYARLLTMLGDQLIKNERVALVELVKNTYDADASWVTINFENFGDNYEILDDSKIIIEDNGEGMTADVIRNSWMNPATPCKLNKGGPARKSKLKSRTLQGEKGIGRFSALKLGKNVKIITRSRGSDEEYVVNFDFSSYDEDFISHNGEIKEIFLDDINISMATREPELIIEKDLRFGSQNIKRENHGTRIEISDLKGRWTEKRITSVYDDLAKLSPTFTKLFFKDKCEDDQFEIIINYNGSKWRDSKDDIEEFKNLIEYSPVLKIEDGNFNNELLEYKFKINGDPVKLELKSSEIRGLKVFNDHFKMNIGSENNKREVYRDPDCGSFNFAFYIFDLTNKKENVKSLDKEEKELIKKHRIYLFRDGIRVYPYGDPDDDWLEIDKVRGNIRASEMLSNDQTIGIIEISKNQNPNLNDKTNREGLIETGDATRDFIKLIQTLLSYIRKNRYQEYIDLKKNRREQEIYKRNFVQTELSSLKEHLSKSGDNEAIALLNQAEKNYTIEKNYLETRAEITEDLAGVGLAVETASHDIIAFLSKAIKAVDNLSGEVLHGNTDPEYLFDEISSVKGILSFIEGQFSDVQLLFRSSKKRRRNIRIDEMLKKVNKIYRKSLSEEKIALNIISTGSPLIAKTTDAVVLQLLINLFDNSFYWLKTIDIPDKEIRITLDGSQGKLIFSDNGPGISEEDKPYIFSSFYSGKGEEGRGLGLYIARQLLERHDYSIDLAELNSEEKLSGANFVVNFVAKGDEN is encoded by the coding sequence ATGCAAACTGAAGAAAATCTAAAAATCAGACCATATGCAAGGCTTTTAACAATGCTGGGGGATCAGCTGATAAAAAATGAGAGGGTTGCTCTTGTTGAACTTGTAAAAAATACATATGATGCAGATGCCAGTTGGGTAACTATAAATTTTGAAAATTTTGGGGACAATTATGAGATTTTAGATGACTCTAAAATTATTATAGAAGATAATGGTGAAGGGATGACAGCTGATGTTATCAGAAACAGCTGGATGAACCCGGCCACTCCATGCAAACTAAATAAGGGCGGACCTGCAAGAAAGTCAAAATTAAAAAGCAGAACTCTTCAGGGTGAAAAAGGGATAGGAAGGTTTTCTGCCTTAAAACTTGGCAAGAATGTAAAAATTATAACAAGATCTCGTGGCTCAGATGAGGAATATGTTGTAAATTTTGATTTTTCAAGCTATGATGAGGATTTTATCTCTCATAATGGAGAGATCAAAGAGATCTTCCTCGATGACATCAATATTTCAATGGCTACCAGAGAACCAGAGTTGATCATTGAAAAAGATCTCAGATTTGGAAGCCAAAATATAAAAAGAGAAAATCATGGAACAAGAATAGAAATCTCTGACTTAAAAGGAAGATGGACAGAAAAAAGAATTACATCTGTGTATGATGATTTAGCAAAACTGAGTCCTACATTTACTAAATTATTTTTTAAAGATAAATGCGAAGATGATCAATTTGAGATTATAATTAATTATAATGGTTCTAAATGGAGGGATTCAAAAGATGATATTGAAGAATTTAAAAATTTAATTGAATATTCTCCTGTTTTGAAAATAGAAGATGGAAATTTCAATAATGAATTATTAGAATATAAATTTAAAATTAATGGTGACCCTGTAAAATTAGAATTAAAATCGTCAGAAATCCGCGGTTTAAAAGTTTTTAATGATCATTTTAAAATGAATATTGGATCTGAAAACAATAAAAGAGAAGTTTATAGGGATCCTGATTGTGGATCATTTAATTTTGCATTCTATATTTTTGATTTAACTAATAAAAAAGAAAATGTCAAATCCTTAGACAAAGAAGAAAAAGAGCTTATCAAAAAGCATAGAATCTATCTTTTTCGTGATGGAATCAGGGTTTATCCATATGGTGATCCCGATGATGACTGGCTTGAAATTGATAAGGTACGTGGCAATATAAGAGCCAGTGAAATGCTTAGTAATGACCAGACAATAGGTATTATTGAGATTTCTAAGAATCAAAATCCAAATTTAAACGACAAAACAAATAGAGAAGGATTAATTGAGACAGGGGATGCTACCCGGGATTTTATTAAACTAATTCAAACATTGCTATCATATATTCGAAAAAACAGATATCAGGAATATATAGATCTTAAGAAAAATAGAAGAGAACAGGAAATATATAAGAGAAATTTTGTACAAACTGAATTATCTTCATTAAAGGAGCATCTCTCAAAATCTGGTGATAATGAAGCTATTGCTCTTCTAAATCAGGCTGAGAAAAATTACACTATTGAGAAAAACTACCTTGAAACAAGAGCAGAGATTACAGAGGATCTTGCAGGTGTAGGTCTTGCTGTTGAAACAGCATCTCATGATATTATAGCTTTCCTTTCAAAAGCAATTAAAGCAGTTGATAATTTAAGTGGGGAAGTTCTTCATGGAAATACTGATCCGGAATACTTGTTTGACGAGATCTCATCAGTAAAAGGTATTTTATCATTCATAGAAGGACAATTTTCAGACGTTCAGTTATTATTCAGATCATCAAAAAAGAGAAGGAGAAATATTCGCATTGATGAAATGCTTAAGAAAGTTAATAAGATTTACAGAAAATCATTATCTGAAGAAAAAATTGCATTAAATATTATTTCAACAGGCTCTCCTCTGATAGCAAAAACAACAGATGCAGTTGTTTTACAGCTATTGATTAATTTATTTGACAATTCATTTTACTGGCTAAAAACTATAGATATACCTGATAAAGAGATTCGAATAACTCTTGATGGTTCCCAGGGGAAATTGATATTTTCAGATAATGGCCCTGGAATTAGTGAAGAAGATAAACCATACATTTTTAGTTCCTTTTATTCTGGGAAAGGTGAAGAGGGAAGAGGTCTTGGATTATATATCGCACGGCAGCTTCTGGAAAGACATGATTATTCTATAGATCTTGCTGAATTAAACTCAGAGGAGAAATTATCCGGAGCTAATTTTGTTGTCAATTTTGTTGCAAAGGGGGATGAAAATTGA